Below is a genomic region from Gillisia sp. Hel_I_86.
TGTTTATGTAAAAATTAATTATACTGAAAATTATAGTTTCGAAATATTGAATGCTGCGACAATTCCGTATAGCAATGAATGGAAATTAAAGTTAAAAGAAGGTTTTTCATTTATCGGGTGAAAAATTGGTGAAATTAGATGCAGATTATGGGATATTTTTAGCAAATACGATCCTAAACTTTATTAAAGAAAACAGCGTTCAGAAACTTGATTTTATAGCTTCTCATGGTCATACCATTTTCCATAATCCTGCTGAAAATTACACATTCCAAATTGGGAATGGACCTTATATATCTTCAATTACCGGCATAAAAACAATTTGTAATTTTAGGGTTCAGGATGTGGCTAGGGGTGGACAAGGTGCGCCTCTGGTTCCTATTGGCGATAAATTGTTGTTTTCTGAATATGATTATTGCTTAAATCTTGGCGGATTTTCAAATATTTCATTCTCTGAGAAGGAGCAACGAATTGCTTATGATATTTGTCCAGTAAACATTGTCTTGAATCACTATGTTGCACCTTTGAAGATGGAATATGATGACAAAGGAGCACTCGCTTCCACAGGAAACTTAGATAAAAATTTACTAGAAGAACTCAATTCTTTGGTATTTTACAGCGATGCTAAACCAAAATCATTAGGATACGAATTTGTAGTTGACACAATTTTTCCAATTATTGATAAATGCAATCTTACCATAAGAGATATTCTAAGAACATTTGTAGAGCACGTTGCTATACAAATTTCAAGAAAAATGAATTCAAATTCAGGAAAAACAATGTTGGTTACAGGTGGTGGGGCTTTCAATACATTTCTCATGGAAAGGTTACAAGCGTATACAAAAACACAATTGATAATTCCAGAAATTCCAGAAGAAACCATTATCAATTATAAGGAAGCCTTAGTTTTTGCGCTGCTTGGTTTTTTAAAAGACGAAGGAAAAATCAACTGTTTAAAAAGTGTCACAGGCGCAAGAAAAAATCATAGCAGTGGGATGATTTTTGAGTTGTGAATTGTGAATTGCTCTCAAAATTAGTTACTCCTAAACTTTATGGACGGATAGCTGGCCACATTTTATCTGCAATAACTTCAATTAAATACGACGTTACGTGAGATAAAGTAATTCAACTTAAAACGATAACCAAAAAATAAATATTTTAAGTTTTCTCAATATAAGGAGACTTCGATTTTTTTATTCTTTTGAGATTAAAAAATATAGTGTTTGTCCGTAAAGTATCCTAAACTGACTAAAATAAGTTCATTCTGAACTTGTTTCAGAATCTCATAATACTGTATGTGAATATATTAAACAGAGACCCTGAAACCCGCCCGAACGGTACGGGCAGGTAAATTCTGGGTGACGAGATACTATTAGGACAATAAACGGATATACAAAAAAATATTATTTCATTAGATATTTTAACAATATGATAGACATTCTATGTTAAACAGGTCACAAAGATATTTAGCCTTAGATGTGTTAAGAGGATTAACTATTGCTCTGATGGTTCTAGTTAACAATCCTGGTAGTTGGTCAAATATTTACACCCCTTTCAAACATGCCTCTTGGCAAGGATTTACGCCTACAGATCTAGTTTTTCCTACCTTTTTATTTGTAATTGGAAATGCCATGAGCTTTAGTCTTAGAAAATATGAAGAGAAGCCGGAAATGTTTTTTCTACGAAAAATATTTACAAGAAGTCTACTTATATTTTTTATAGGTCTTTTTATGAGTGCTTTCCCGTTTGTTTATAGAAACGAAGCGGGGGAGTTCATTTTTAAAGATCTTACTCAAATACGGATCATGGGAGTGCTACAGAGAATCGCTCTTTGTTATTTAGTGGCCAGTTTAATGCTTCATTATATTAAAATCCAAGCTACACTTTTAATAAGTATAAATATTTTATTATTCTATTGGTGGATCATGTATAGATTTGGAACACCACCAGATCCTTATAGCTTAGAAGGAAATACAGCACTAAAATTCGATCTTTTAATATTCCATCCCAATAATCTATGGAAAGGTTTCGGGATAACATTTGACCCTGAAGGCTTGTTAAGTACTTTGCCAGCCGTTGTAAATGTAGTCGCTATAGCTGGAATTTTCATTCAACGTTCTGGAAATACAATTCCCACCGTATGGAAATTAGTCTTAAGCGGATTGTTATTAGTGATCGTCGCAAAATTCTGGGATCTATATTTCCCAATAATTAAAGGAATCTGGACAAGTTCTTATGTGCTATATTCAATAGGTTGGGATCTTCTTCTTATTGCAGCTTTAATTCTGATTATAGAAATATGGAAATTAAAAAAATGGGGCTATTTCTTTGTGGTTTTTGGAAGAAATCCGCTCTTTATTTTTGTCCTATCAGGCTTAATAGCAATGCTAATGAGCGTTATTTGGATTGATGGAGGATCAATAAAGCCTTGGATTTATAACAATGCTTTTTTAAGCTGGCTTACTCTCTACGATGCATCAATAGCTTTTGCCGTTAGCTTTATGTTGTTCATGTGGATTATTGGCTATATTCTAGACAAAAAAAAGATCTATATAAAAGTTTAAATTTTGAAAATCATTGGTTTACTTTAATCATAAATTATTAAATATGAAATTAATCAAATTTTACGCCCCACTCTTCCTCCTCATCAGTATCTGTTCTAATGTTTCTGCGCAGGAAACTAAGGTAAAATTACCTGAATTTTTAAAATTCACGCACAGCGTTTGGGTAGATTCTCTCATGAAATCACTTACCCCAGAGGAGCGAATTGCCCAACTTATTATGGTAGCCGCTTATTCCAATAAGGAAGACGGGCACAGGAAGGAAATTTTAAAACTGATAAAGGATCAAAAAATTGGAGGCTTGATCTTTTTTCAGGGAGGGCCGGTGAGACAGGTGAAATTGATGAATGAGTATCAGGAAGCATCAAAAGTGCCATTATTGGGTGCCATAGATGCCGAATGGGGGATCGGGATGCGCTTGGATAGTACCGTGAGTTATCCTTTTCAAATGACTTTGGGAGCAATCCAAAATGATAGCTTGATCCATAAAATGGGTGCTGAGGTGGCAAGGCAGATAAAAAGAGTGGGGTTGCACCTAAATTTTGCCCCGGTGGTCGATGTGAACAACAATGCTGCAAATCCCGTAATTAATTATAGATCGTTTGGAGAGAATAAGATAAAAGTAGCCGAAAAGGGAATTGCCTATATGCTTGGATTGCAGGAAAATGGGGTGCTGCCCACCGCAAAACACTTTCCCGGACATGGAAATACCGATACCGATTCGCATTATGCGCTTCCGCAAATCACCCATTCCAGGGCAAGACTGGACGAAACAGAGCTATATCCTTTTAGGGAAATTATTAAAGCTGGTATTGGTGGCGTAATGGTGGCACATTTGGATATTCCGGCATTGGATTCCACCGGAGTTCCTTCTACCCTCTCTAAACCGATAATTTCAGGACTTTTAAAGGAAGAATTGGGATTTCAGGGATTAATTGTGACCGATGCTATGAACATGAAAGGTGTTACCAAAGATAATTCCCCCGGCATAGTGGATAAAGACGCGATCCTAGCCGGGAACGATCTCTTGGAATTTACCGAAGATGTTCCCAAAGCGATTCTAGAGATCAAAAAAGCGATCAAAAAAGGTTTGATCCCTCAAAAAGAAATCGATGCGAGGTGCCGCAAACTATTGGCATTAAAACAATGGGCAGGTTTGAGTACATATCAACCAACTCCCCTAAAAAATATTATTGGGGAGTTGAATACTCCAACGGCAGATTTATTAAATAGAAACCTGACGGAAGCATCTTTAACCGTATTAAAAAACAAAGGCGGGCTATTGCCATTAAAAAATTTAGAAAGCCTTAAAATCGCCAATATTTCTGTGGGGAAAGAAAAGAAAACCACTTTTCAAGAATCCCTGGAATTATATACAGAAATCCATCATTTCAATATTTCAAACACGCAAGATCCTAAAGTTTTGGATAGTCTTAAAATTGAATTCGAAGCCTATAATCTGCTAATTATAGGAATTCATGACGACAGTAAATACCCTCGGAACAATTTAAAGATTTCAACAGAAATTCAATCCTTTCTAAAAACACTTTCAGAAGAAAAAAACTCGATTCTCACCTACTTTAAAAATCCATACTCATTAGAAAACCTTGAGTTTACCGAAAACACCAAGGCTATAATTTTGACTTATCAGGATAGTGATAATTCTGAAGATCTAGCCGCACAATTGATCTTTGGAGGGGTAGGAGCCAATGGGAAATTGCCGGTAAGTGTTGGGAATAAGTTTAAAGAAGGTGATGGACTGGAAGTAGAGGGAGGAATCCGGTTTAAATATACGCTACCGGAAGATGCAGGAATGGATTCGGAATTGTTGAACCGAAAAATAGATTCCTTGATGCAACAGGCAATGGAGCTAAAAGCCATCCCGGGCGGGCAGATTTTGGTGGCAAAAGATCAAAAAGTGGTTTTTCACAAGGCCTATGGTTTCCAAAGTTATTCGGACACCACAAAAGTGAAATTGGACGATCTTTACGACCTGGCATCGGTTACAAAGATCTCCTCGGCATTGCCTGCACTTATGAAATTAAAAGACGAAGGCAAATTCGATTTAAATGCAGGAATAGATACTTATTTGCCTTATTTCAGAAATTCCAATAAAGCCGGGGTTCCTTTCAGGCAGATTTTGGCCCATCAAGCTAGATTTAAGGCTTGGATCCCTTATTGGAAAACCATGTCAAGAAAAAATGGCACCTACAAATGGAAGACTATAAAAAGGGATTCTTCAGCTAGGTTTCCTATGAAGATTTCAGAAAACATGTGGCTTTACAAGGACTATAAAAAAGAGATCTTAAAACAGATCAAAAAATCTGAATTGGAGAACGAACAGAAATATCTCTATTCGGGTTTGGCCTTTTATCTACTTCCGGATATTGTTGCAAACATTGCCCAAGAAGACTTTCAGCACTATATAGGGGATAGTTTTTATAAGCCTTTAGGAGCTTCTACGCTTACTTATAATCCTCTTGCCCGCTTTTCTATTTCCAGAATTGCTCCCACAGAGAACGATTATTTCTTTAGAAAAACGGAAATTCACGGGACTGTACATGATGAAGGCGCCATCCTTATGAACGGGGTTTCAAGTAATGCGGGATTGTTTGCAAGTGCCAATGATCTTGCAAAATTGATGCAGCTGTATTTGAACAAAGGAATTTATGGAGGAGAAAGGTTTATTTTAGAAGAAACAGTTGAAGAATTTACTAAATACCAGTTTTTGGAAAATGGAAATCGAAGAGGGCTGGGTTTTGATAAACCATCTTTGGGAGAGCGAATTATTAATGGAAACACGGCCATTTCCGCCAGCGATGCCAGTTATGGACATACCGGATATACGGGCCCCATGGTGTGGATGGATCCGGAAAAGGGGCTATTGTATGTCTTTCTGGCCAATCGGGTGCTGCCCACCAGGGAGAATACGTTATTGTATAAATTAAATACGCGCACCAAGATTCAGCAAGTGCTTTATGACTCCCTTAAAAAATTAGATTTTGCAACAAGTTCTTTAAAATCAAGGTTTGAATAAGGCGAAATCTAATTATAAATCGGTTTGTATTTTAAATGAAATGTTATATTTGCTTATATATTCAACATAATCCTCAAAGAAATCCATCAAAATTTAAGAATGAAAAATTTTTATTTTACCGCTCTTCTTTGTTTGATCCCCCTACTATCATTCACAAGTTACTCCCAAAATTCCATAAAAGGAATTATAATGGACGAACAACAAAACCCTGTTCCATTTGCCAATGTGATCCTGCTACAGGCCACAGATTCCACCACGGTTTATAAAGGCGCCGTCTCTAATGAAGACGGAAGTTTTTTACTGGAAGATGTAGAAGGGAACACCTATGTCTTGGAAGTTAGATTTGTGGGTTACGAGAATTATTTAAAGCAAATTGAGGTTAAGGGAAATGTCAATCTCAACAAAATTGTTTTGATCGAAACGGCTTCCGGACTGGGTGAAGTCACCATAAATGCAAAAAGGCCAACGGTTTCAAAAAGTATAGACCGGATCACCTTTAATGTGGAAAATTCGGTGCTTTCCTCTGGGAATTCCTACGAGATCTTAAAACGAACTCCAGGTGTTATTGTGAGCCAAGGGCAACTGCTTATAAAAAATAGGCCGGCAGATGTTTATATAAACGACAAGAAAGTTTATTTAACCGCACAGGAACTTCAGCAATTATTGGAAGGCTTTTCCGGAGAGAACGTGAAATCTGTGGAAGTGATCACAAATCCGCCTGCAAAATACAATGCTGAAGGAGGATCTATATTGAATATAATTACCTCCAAAAACTTATCTGTAGGTTATAAAGGAAGTATAAATGCATCCAACACCCTAGCAATAAAACCGAAATATTCTGTTGGAACCAGTCAATATTACAAAACCGATTGGCTAAATGCTTTTGCGAGTTATAATTACAATTCGAGGATAGATGTGAAGCAAGACCTAGGAGAAATCAACTATTTTGATCCTGCCGGGAATGTGGTTTCCAGATGGGACGATGAATTTAATAAAGAAACCCAAAGAGAATCCCATAGTTTAAGTACTATTTTGGATTTTACGCTTTCAGAAAAAAGCCTCCTCAGCTTAAGTGCCAATATTTTACTAACGCCAAAGTCAGATTCTGATATCGATGGAAGAACAGAGATCTTTAATGCGCAAAGGCAACTGGATTCCTTGTACACAACAGACAGTAGGCTGGAGAACAATCGTGATAACTTCTTGTTCAATGCAAACTATTCCACAAGTTTGGGAGAGAACGGGAGCACTTTCTCAGCTCAAGCCAACTATATAAAATATAACGATGATCAAACTCAAGATCTAATGACCCAATATTTTTCCAGTGCCGGAAATTTATTGAACGATAATTCTTTTTACACGGTTGCCAATCAGAATACCGATATCTATACCGGTCAGTTGGATTTTACTTCAACAATTGGCAAAGTTGCTTCTGAATATGGAGCTAAATATTCTGGGATAGATTCCAGGAGCGGATTGGACTTTTTTGATACCAATTCTGGTTCCAGGCAATTTGTAAACTCCCTTTCAGATGAATTTGATTATAATGAAAACATCTTCGCAGGTTATGTAAGTTTATCTAAAGACTGGGATTCCTGGAGTATCAAGGCCGGCTTGCGTGGGGAATACACAGATATTCAAGGGCAATCCAATTCCTTGGGAATAGTAAATACGCAAGAGTATTTTGAATTGTTCCCAACATTTTATTTGATGCATATGGTGGGTGAAAATCACTCATTTGGATTGGACTATAGCCGAAGGATCACAAGGCCGAGATTTCAGAGCTTAAATCCTTATAGATATTTCCTGAACGAGAATAATTTTCAATTAGGAAACCCTAATCTACAGCCGGGAATCGCGAATAAAATCAGTTTGAACTATACGTTTAAAAACAAATTGTCTTTTGACCTTTATTGGGATAGAACAGATAATGCCAATGCTGTATTGCCTTTTCAGAACAACCAGAACAGAACTTTAAGATCTGTTACAGATAATTTGAGGTACGACCAACAGTTCAGCTTGGATGTTTCATATTACGATTATGTGAAGGATTGGTGGTTTGTAGATTTATATGCTTCGGTTTTTAAACTGGAAAATGAATTTATAGCCTATGAAAGCAATAATCAAATTGTTCAAAATGAAACCACAAGTATTTATTTAAGCGCGTCCAATTATTTAACCATTTCTAAGGATGGTACTTTTTCAGGTAATATAACAGCAACCTATTCCCCAGATTTTATAGCGGGATCTTACGATTTTGAAGAACCGCAATACGGAGTTTCATTTGGCTTGAGAAAAACCTTTTTTAATGATAGGTTAAGCGCAACGGTGAATGTAGAAGACCTTTTTGATACCTACAATATTCCTTTACGTTCCAACTACTTAAATCAGGATAATTCGTTTTTTGCAAAGCCAGAGTCCAGAAGCATTCGATTTGGAGTCTTGTACAAGTTTGGAAACTTTAAATTGCGTGATAATCAGCGCGCCATGGATGCCGAAGAAAAAGAGCGGTTAGAAGCACAAAAGATGATGTAGAAATTCTTTTTTCTGAAAAGACATTCTTCTCCTTCATTTTATAATAATCAGCAAACTCGATCTAATTTCTTAATTTTGCACAACTTAAAATAAATAGAAGTGTCAAAAATTGGAAATATAGATGTAGGAGAGTTTCCGTTGTTGCTTGCTCCAATGGAAGATGTGAGTGATCCCCCTTTTCGTGCGTTGTGCAAAGAGCAGGGGGCAGATGTGGTATATACCGAATTCATTTCTTCGGAAGGGCTTATTCGCGATGCCGCGAAGAGCATGATGAAGTTGGATATCTACGAAAAAGAACGCCCAGTTGGGATCCAGATCTTTGGTGCCAACTTGGAATCTATGCTCCAGTCTGTAGAAATCGTGGAGAAATCCAGTCCGGATATTATAGATATTAATTTTGGGTGCCCTGTAAAAAAAGTGGTTTCCAAAGGTGCCGGGGCAGGGATTTTAAAAGATATAGATTTAATGGTTTCCCTTACCAAAGCCATGGTGGAGCATACGAATCTTCCTGTTACTGTAAAAACCCGCTTGGGTTGGGACACCAATTCCATTAAAATCGTGGAGGTTGCAGAGCGTTTGCAAGACGTGGGTTGTGCAGCTATTTCCATTCATGGGCGTACCAGGGTACAGATGTACAAAGGGAATGCAGATTGGGCTCCAATTGCCAAAGTGAAAGAGAATTCGAGAATGCATATTCCGGTATTTGGAAATGGAGACGTGGATACTCCGGAAAAAGCGATGGAAATGCGCGATAAATACGGTTTGGATGGCGCGATGATCGGGAGGGCAAGTATTGGTTATCCGTGGTTCTTTAGGGAAGTAAAACATTTCTTTGAAACAGGAACTCATTTAGATCCTCCAACTTTGGAAGAACGTGTGGATGCTGCAAGACGTCATTTGCAAATGGCGATTGATTGGAAAGGTGAAAAGCTAGGAGTTTTTGAAACCAGAAGACACTATACCAATTATTTCAAGGGTATTCCGCACTTTAAGGAATTCCGCATGAAAATGGTGACCAGTGATGATGCTGTAGATGTTTTTGCTGCTTTTGAGGAGGTGGAAAGGGAATTTTCCGGATTTGAATTCGCTTAAAACCCTAGCGCGCTTTTACTTCTACTTGCCGCAATATACGAAGCTGAAACCCCAAGAATGCTAATAGTTAGGAACACCAATATAATATTTTCAACCTTGATCTTTACAGGATAGGGCAGGCTGGGAGTAATCATCACAAAATTGTACCGAAGCTGAAGATAAATCAGGATCAATCCACAAAACAATCCTAATAAGCCACCTACAATTGTCATAAGGGAACCTTGCAAAAAGAAGATATTCCGAATCGATTTTTTGGTAGCACCAAGATTGTGAAGCGTCTTGATATTCTCCCTTTTATCGAGAATTACCATAATAATAGATCCAACTACATTGAACAATGCAATAATCAAAACCAAGGTAAAAATGAGGTATACCGCAAGATTTTCGGTATTCAGCATTTTATAGAGCGTCTCATTTAATTGGGCGCGATCTTTTGTGATTACTTTATTCTTGAACAAAGATTCAATTTTAACTCTCAGGGATTCCTGATCCACAGCCGGGTCTACTTTTAGCTCTACTGAAGAAACTTCATCTTCATCTATTTCCAATAAATCGCGAGCGAATTGGATATTTGTAAATACATATTTATTGTCCAATTCTTCATTAACGCTATAAATCCCGGTAACGATTACACTTTCTTTATTAAAAGCCTGTGCGGCATTGGTAATTTGCCCTTTTCCG
It encodes:
- the dusB gene encoding tRNA dihydrouridine synthase DusB — protein: MSKIGNIDVGEFPLLLAPMEDVSDPPFRALCKEQGADVVYTEFISSEGLIRDAAKSMMKLDIYEKERPVGIQIFGANLESMLQSVEIVEKSSPDIIDINFGCPVKKVVSKGAGAGILKDIDLMVSLTKAMVEHTNLPVTVKTRLGWDTNSIKIVEVAERLQDVGCAAISIHGRTRVQMYKGNADWAPIAKVKENSRMHIPVFGNGDVDTPEKAMEMRDKYGLDGAMIGRASIGYPWFFREVKHFFETGTHLDPPTLEERVDAARRHLQMAIDWKGEKLGVFETRRHYTNYFKGIPHFKEFRMKMVTSDDAVDVFAAFEEVEREFSGFEFA
- a CDS encoding outer membrane beta-barrel protein, with translation MKNFYFTALLCLIPLLSFTSYSQNSIKGIIMDEQQNPVPFANVILLQATDSTTVYKGAVSNEDGSFLLEDVEGNTYVLEVRFVGYENYLKQIEVKGNVNLNKIVLIETASGLGEVTINAKRPTVSKSIDRITFNVENSVLSSGNSYEILKRTPGVIVSQGQLLIKNRPADVYINDKKVYLTAQELQQLLEGFSGENVKSVEVITNPPAKYNAEGGSILNIITSKNLSVGYKGSINASNTLAIKPKYSVGTSQYYKTDWLNAFASYNYNSRIDVKQDLGEINYFDPAGNVVSRWDDEFNKETQRESHSLSTILDFTLSEKSLLSLSANILLTPKSDSDIDGRTEIFNAQRQLDSLYTTDSRLENNRDNFLFNANYSTSLGENGSTFSAQANYIKYNDDQTQDLMTQYFSSAGNLLNDNSFYTVANQNTDIYTGQLDFTSTIGKVASEYGAKYSGIDSRSGLDFFDTNSGSRQFVNSLSDEFDYNENIFAGYVSLSKDWDSWSIKAGLRGEYTDIQGQSNSLGIVNTQEYFELFPTFYLMHMVGENHSFGLDYSRRITRPRFQSLNPYRYFLNENNFQLGNPNLQPGIANKISLNYTFKNKLSFDLYWDRTDNANAVLPFQNNQNRTLRSVTDNLRYDQQFSLDVSYYDYVKDWWFVDLYASVFKLENEFIAYESNNQIVQNETTSIYLSASNYLTISKDGTFSGNITATYSPDFIAGSYDFEEPQYGVSFGLRKTFFNDRLSATVNVEDLFDTYNIPLRSNYLNQDNSFFAKPESRSIRFGVLYKFGNFKLRDNQRAMDAEEKERLEAQKMM
- a CDS encoding anhydro-N-acetylmuramic acid kinase, with the protein product MKLDADYGIFLANTILNFIKENSVQKLDFIASHGHTIFHNPAENYTFQIGNGPYISSITGIKTICNFRVQDVARGGQGAPLVPIGDKLLFSEYDYCLNLGGFSNISFSEKEQRIAYDICPVNIVLNHYVAPLKMEYDDKGALASTGNLDKNLLEELNSLVFYSDAKPKSLGYEFVVDTIFPIIDKCNLTIRDILRTFVEHVAIQISRKMNSNSGKTMLVTGGGAFNTFLMERLQAYTKTQLIIPEIPEETIINYKEALVFALLGFLKDEGKINCLKSVTGARKNHSSGMIFEL
- a CDS encoding acyltransferase family protein, whose product is MVLVNNPGSWSNIYTPFKHASWQGFTPTDLVFPTFLFVIGNAMSFSLRKYEEKPEMFFLRKIFTRSLLIFFIGLFMSAFPFVYRNEAGEFIFKDLTQIRIMGVLQRIALCYLVASLMLHYIKIQATLLISINILLFYWWIMYRFGTPPDPYSLEGNTALKFDLLIFHPNNLWKGFGITFDPEGLLSTLPAVVNVVAIAGIFIQRSGNTIPTVWKLVLSGLLLVIVAKFWDLYFPIIKGIWTSSYVLYSIGWDLLLIAALILIIEIWKLKKWGYFFVVFGRNPLFIFVLSGLIAMLMSVIWIDGGSIKPWIYNNAFLSWLTLYDASIAFAVSFMLFMWIIGYILDKKKIYIKV
- a CDS encoding glycoside hydrolase family 3 N-terminal domain-containing protein is translated as MKLIKFYAPLFLLISICSNVSAQETKVKLPEFLKFTHSVWVDSLMKSLTPEERIAQLIMVAAYSNKEDGHRKEILKLIKDQKIGGLIFFQGGPVRQVKLMNEYQEASKVPLLGAIDAEWGIGMRLDSTVSYPFQMTLGAIQNDSLIHKMGAEVARQIKRVGLHLNFAPVVDVNNNAANPVINYRSFGENKIKVAEKGIAYMLGLQENGVLPTAKHFPGHGNTDTDSHYALPQITHSRARLDETELYPFREIIKAGIGGVMVAHLDIPALDSTGVPSTLSKPIISGLLKEELGFQGLIVTDAMNMKGVTKDNSPGIVDKDAILAGNDLLEFTEDVPKAILEIKKAIKKGLIPQKEIDARCRKLLALKQWAGLSTYQPTPLKNIIGELNTPTADLLNRNLTEASLTVLKNKGGLLPLKNLESLKIANISVGKEKKTTFQESLELYTEIHHFNISNTQDPKVLDSLKIEFEAYNLLIIGIHDDSKYPRNNLKISTEIQSFLKTLSEEKNSILTYFKNPYSLENLEFTENTKAIILTYQDSDNSEDLAAQLIFGGVGANGKLPVSVGNKFKEGDGLEVEGGIRFKYTLPEDAGMDSELLNRKIDSLMQQAMELKAIPGGQILVAKDQKVVFHKAYGFQSYSDTTKVKLDDLYDLASVTKISSALPALMKLKDEGKFDLNAGIDTYLPYFRNSNKAGVPFRQILAHQARFKAWIPYWKTMSRKNGTYKWKTIKRDSSARFPMKISENMWLYKDYKKEILKQIKKSELENEQKYLYSGLAFYLLPDIVANIAQEDFQHYIGDSFYKPLGASTLTYNPLARFSISRIAPTENDYFFRKTEIHGTVHDEGAILMNGVSSNAGLFASANDLAKLMQLYLNKGIYGGERFILEETVEEFTKYQFLENGNRRGLGFDKPSLGERIINGNTAISASDASYGHTGYTGPMVWMDPEKGLLYVFLANRVLPTRENTLLYKLNTRTKIQQVLYDSLKKLDFATSSLKSRFE
- a CDS encoding ABC transporter permease — translated: MNFPFYIAKRYLFTKSSNNAINIITIIAAIGVFAGAFSLFIVLSGFSGLKDFSLSFINEFDPDLKILPESGKTFSFSEDEKTKLLSIEGVQAYSEIVEERVFLDYKSKNHTAFIKGVDANYQKVNSIDSAIVFGTWLTQSEFQVVAGNGISRLLSLNTFDYNNLLDIMVPRPGKGQITNAAQAFNKESVIVTGIYSVNEELDNKYVFTNIQFARDLLEIDEDEVSSVELKVDPAVDQESLRVKIESLFKNKVITKDRAQLNETLYKMLNTENLAVYLIFTLVLIIALFNVVGSIIMVILDKRENIKTLHNLGATKKSIRNIFFLQGSLMTIVGGLLGLFCGLILIYLQLRYNFVMITPSLPYPVKIKVENIILVFLTISILGVSASYIAASRSKSALGF
- a CDS encoding anhydro-N-acetylmuramic acid kinase, whose translation is MINSTKYVIGVMSGTSLDGIDIVYVKINYTENYSFEILNAATIPYSNEWKLKLKEGFSFIG